The proteins below are encoded in one region of Nitrospirota bacterium:
- a CDS encoding twin-arginine translocase TatA/TatE family subunit, which produces MQELILIFIVVLLVFGPKRLPEFGRAIGKGINELKRAMLDAKTEISRELDDVNKSKGQSDKDIKGKVNDQ; this is translated from the coding sequence ATTCAGGAGCTTATCCTCATATTTATAGTGGTATTGTTAGTCTTTGGACCAAAAAGGCTACCTGAGTTCGGAAGGGCTATCGGAAAGGGGATAAACGAGCTGAAAAGGGCAATGCTCGATGCAAAGACCGAAATCAGCAGGGAATTGGACGATGTAAACAAATCAAAGGGGCAATCCGATAAAGACATAAAGGGAAAAGTGAATGACCAATGA
- the tatC gene encoding twin-arginine translocase subunit TatC: MTNEKMSFTGHLTELRKRLIVSIAALIVGFSVSFNFSEDIFRFLMIPMEKDVLFKFSYPFVSFADRSGAPIRLVFLAPAEAFWMHLKISLTTGIFLSAPVILYQVWRFISPGLFLKEKKYAVPFMLSATVLFLLGGIFCFFIVLPFALKFLLTYKTSDFLPMISIGNYIDFCLKFILAFGIVFELPVVIVFLTRMGIVSPQTLAKNRKYAVLIAFVLAAILTPTPDAFNQTLMAVPIIFLYEGGILVSRLLPRRK, from the coding sequence ATGACCAATGAAAAGATGTCTTTCACAGGGCATCTTACGGAACTCAGAAAAAGGCTCATAGTTTCCATTGCGGCACTTATCGTTGGATTTAGCGTTTCATTTAATTTCTCCGAAGATATCTTTAGGTTCCTAATGATTCCGATGGAAAAAGATGTGCTGTTTAAATTCTCATATCCGTTTGTATCCTTTGCCGATAGGTCAGGTGCTCCGATTAGGCTTGTGTTTCTTGCACCTGCAGAGGCATTCTGGATGCATCTTAAGATTTCGCTTACTACAGGGATTTTTCTCTCTGCACCCGTAATACTTTATCAAGTCTGGAGGTTCATATCTCCGGGACTTTTTTTAAAGGAAAAAAAATATGCAGTGCCTTTTATGCTGTCAGCAACAGTGCTTTTTCTTTTAGGTGGCATTTTTTGCTTTTTCATCGTTTTACCTTTTGCACTTAAGTTTCTTTTGACTTATAAGACCTCGGATTTTCTCCCAATGATATCCATCGGCAATTACATTGATTTCTGCCTGAAGTTTATACTTGCCTTTGGTATTGTCTTTGAGCTTCCAGTGGTGATTGTATTTCTTACCCGCATGGGGATAGTCTCTCCTCAGACACTTGCGAAGAATAGAAAATATGCGGTTCTGATTGCCTTTGTTTTGGCCGCAATACTTACCCCAACGCCTGATGCATTTAACCAAACATTAATGGCAGTGCCTATAATATTCCTTTATGAAGGCGGTATTTTAGTATCAAGATTGCTTCCGAGGAGGAAATAG